From a single Tursiops truncatus isolate mTurTru1 chromosome 20, mTurTru1.mat.Y, whole genome shotgun sequence genomic region:
- the TBX21 gene encoding T-box transcription factor TBX21: MGILEPSCRDMLTGTDPMPASDEGRAPGADSQNRYFYPEPGAQDAADRRVGASLGAPYAGGTLVPAPPGRFLGAYAYPPRHQATGFPGAGEPFPPTPGAEGYQPGDAYTAPDPRATLYPGPREDCALPAGLEVSGKLRVALNNHLLWSKFNQHQTEMIITKQGRRMFPFLSFTVAGLEPTSHYRIFVDVVLVDQHHWRYQSGKWVPCGKAGGNMPGNRLYVHPDSPNTGAHWMRQEVSFGKLKLTNNKGASNNVTQMIVLQSLHKYQPRLHIVEVSDGEPEAACNAPNTHIFTFQETQFIAVTAYQNAEITQLKIDNNPFAKGFRENFESMYASVDTSVLSPPGPNCQLLGGDHYSPLLPNQYPVPSCFYPNLPSQAKDVVPQPYWLGAPRDHSYEAEFRAVSMKPSFLPSASGSAMSYYRSQEVLAPGAGWPVTPQYPPKMGPTSWFRSTRTLPMEPGPGASEGRGPEDQGSPSLWTEITPIRPESSDSGLGEGDSKRRRVSPYPSSGDSSSPAGAPSPFDKETEGQFYNYFPN, translated from the exons ATGGGCATCTTGGAGCCAAGCTGCCGAGACATGCTGACGGGCACCGACCCGATGCCGGCGAGCGACGAGGGCCGGGCGCCAGGCGCCGACTCGCAGAACCGCTACTTCTACCCGGAGCCGGGCGCGCAGGACGCGGCCGACCGTCGCGTGGGCGCCAGCCTGGGGGCGCCCTACGCCGGGGGCACCCTGGTGCCTGCCCCGCCGGGCCGCTTCCTCGGAGCCTACGCCTACCCGCCCCGACACCAGGCCACCGGCTTCCCCGGGGCGGGCGAGCCCTTCCCGCCGACGCCGGGCGCCGAGGGCTACCAGCCGGGGGATGCCTACACCGCCCCGGACCCGCGCGCCACACTCTACCCGGGCCCGCGCGAGGACTGTGCGCTGCCGGCGGGGCTGGAGGTATCCGGGAAGCTGAGAGTCGCGCTCAACAACCACCTGTTGTGGTCCAAGTTTAATCAGCACCAGACGGAGATGATCATCACCAAGCAGGGGCG GCGGATGTTCCCATTCCTCTCATTTACTGTGGCTGGGCTGGAGCCCACCAGCCATTACCGGATATTTGTGGACGTGGTCTTGGTGGACCAGCATCACTGGCGGTATCAGAGCGGCAAGTGGGTGCCGTGTGGAAAGGCTGGGGGCAACATGCCAG GGAACCGCCTGTACGTCCACCCAGATTCTCCCAACACTGGAGCCCACTGGATGCGCCAGGAAGTTTCATTCGGGAAACTAAAGCTCACGAACAACAAAGGGGCCTCCAACAATGTGACCCAG ATGATCGTGCTCCAGTCCCTCCATAAGTACCAGCCCCGGCTGCACATCGTCGAGGTCAGCGATGGAGAGCCAGAGGCGGCCTGCAACGCTCCCAACACACACATCTTTACTTTCCAAGAAACCCAGTTCATCGCCGTGACCGCCTACCAGAACGCCGAG ATTACTCAGCTGAAAATTGATAATAACCCTTTTGCCAAAGGATTCCGGGAGAACTTTGAGTC catgtaTGCATCTGTTGACACCAGTGTCCTCTCCCCACCTGGACCCAACTGTCAGTTGCTTGGGGGAGACCACTACTCTCCTCTGCTCCCCAACCAGTATCCCGTTCCCAGCTGTTTCTACCCCAACCTTCCCAGCCAGGCCAAGGATGTGGTTCCCCAGCCTTACTGGCTGGGGGCCCCTCGGGACCACAGCTACGAGGCCGAGTTTCGAGCTGTCAGCATGAAGCCTTCATTCCTGCCCTCTGCCTCTGGGTCCGCTATGTCCTACTACCGAAGCCAGGAGGTCCTGGCGCCTGGAGCTGGCTGGCCTGTGACCCCCCAGTACCCTCCCAAGATGGGCCCAACCAGCTGGTTCCGCTCCACGCGAACTCTGCCCATGGAACCTGGCCCTGGAGCCTCAGAGGGGCGGGGGCCGGAAGACCAGGGCTCCCCGTCCTTGTGGACTGAGATCACGCCCATCCGGCCAGAGTCCAGCGACTCGGGACTGGGTGAAGGAGACTCTAAGAGGAGGCGTGTGTCCCCCTATCCTTCTAGTGGCGATAGCTCCTCCCCTGCGGGGGCCCCTTCTCCTTTTGATAAAGAAACCGAAGGCCAGTTTTATAACTATTTTCCCAATTGA